One window of Vicinamibacterales bacterium genomic DNA carries:
- a CDS encoding TIGR01777 family oxidoreductase: MKVTLAGGSGFLGRALQRRLLADGHQVLVLSRRGSGGTPPWSAPVTTFAWDPDGTAGNWASALEHADAIVNLAGESIAGGRWNRQRKARILDSRLDATRSLVQAVAGLTHRPRVLINASAQGFYGDRGDEELTEESPAGDDFLAHVCTFWEGEASKAASALRVVLLRTGIVLAADGGALPRMVLPFKLCVGGPLGSGRQFMSWIHVDDWVGMTTWALGNEAISGAINLGSPNPVRNRAFSIALGRVLHRPSFMPAPGFALRIAVGEMADPLLLASTKMTPARALEGGYRFGHHDAGEALESLFHPPLPV, from the coding sequence GTGAAGGTAACCCTCGCCGGCGGCAGCGGATTCCTCGGCCGCGCTCTCCAGCGCCGGTTGCTGGCAGATGGCCACCAGGTGCTCGTCCTCTCGCGCCGCGGCAGCGGCGGGACGCCGCCGTGGTCGGCGCCCGTCACCACGTTCGCCTGGGATCCCGACGGCACCGCCGGGAACTGGGCATCTGCGCTCGAGCACGCGGACGCGATCGTCAACCTGGCCGGCGAGTCCATTGCGGGCGGGCGCTGGAACAGACAGCGCAAGGCCCGCATCCTCGACAGCCGACTCGACGCGACCCGAAGCCTCGTCCAGGCCGTCGCCGGCCTCACGCATCGCCCGCGCGTTCTCATCAACGCGTCGGCGCAGGGCTTCTATGGCGATCGCGGAGACGAGGAATTGACGGAGGAGTCGCCGGCGGGCGACGACTTCCTCGCGCACGTGTGCACGTTCTGGGAGGGAGAGGCCAGCAAGGCTGCGTCGGCGCTTCGCGTCGTGCTGCTCCGGACCGGCATCGTGCTGGCGGCCGACGGCGGGGCGCTGCCGCGGATGGTGCTGCCGTTCAAGTTGTGTGTCGGGGGACCACTGGGATCCGGCCGGCAGTTCATGTCATGGATCCACGTGGACGACTGGGTCGGGATGACCACCTGGGCGCTGGGCAACGAGGCGATCAGCGGCGCGATCAACCTCGGGTCACCGAATCCCGTCCGGAACAGGGCGTTCTCCATCGCACTCGGCCGCGTGCTCCACCGCCCGAGCTTCATGCCCGCTCCCGGCTTCGCCCTTCGCATCGCGGTGGGCGAGATGGCGGACCCGTTGCTCCTGGCGAGCACGAAAATGACACCGGCGCGCGCCCTCGAGGGCGGATACCGGTTCGGTCACCATGACGCCGGCGAGGCGCTCGAGAGCCTGTTCCACCCTCCGCTCCCGGTCTGA
- a CDS encoding M14 family zinc carboxypeptidase has product MNRHARRAVLALSAITVLSIPVGVSFAAVQDPQRDALGVARIWEAEHVDVGPPALLDHARLLVSLDTALAEGAGLYKMEQIGRSEEGRSINHIWFGTGPMHVLLWSQMHGDEPTATSALIDILRMVAHHQADPAVQRLLRQLTVHVVPMLNPDGAQRFQRRNAQGIDINRDALLLQAPEGRALKALRDRLQPALGFNLHNQNWRTSAGKSKPASISLLAVAFDEARTETPGRLLAKRTCAVIRQSVEALAPGQVARYDDEFEVRAFGDNVTKWGTPIVLIETGPYAGDAADRELIKLNVVAILTALDALATNAVQGADANLYASLPINDSNLYTIIIKNASIVPGTGIAPFTGDLALGSSRVVKVAGPKGDRQAVQALRVEDLGDMRVFAALETVDATGLIAVTNQGWKEGEAVQVMDWKAFKPERPLAVGANKDIALLRQIGTGSYTVVRIIRMERVLGPS; this is encoded by the coding sequence ATGAATCGACACGCACGCCGCGCCGTTCTCGCGCTATCCGCGATCACCGTCCTGAGCATCCCTGTCGGCGTATCCTTCGCCGCGGTGCAGGATCCCCAGCGCGACGCGCTTGGTGTCGCGCGAATCTGGGAGGCCGAGCATGTCGACGTGGGGCCGCCGGCCCTCCTCGATCACGCCCGCCTGCTGGTCAGCCTGGACACGGCGTTGGCCGAAGGGGCCGGGCTCTACAAGATGGAGCAAATCGGGCGCTCGGAAGAGGGGCGTTCGATCAACCACATCTGGTTCGGCACCGGCCCGATGCACGTGCTCCTGTGGTCGCAGATGCACGGCGACGAGCCGACCGCCACGTCGGCGCTCATCGACATCCTGCGCATGGTGGCTCACCACCAGGCGGACCCGGCGGTGCAGCGACTGCTCCGGCAGTTGACGGTTCACGTCGTGCCGATGCTCAACCCCGATGGCGCCCAGCGCTTCCAGCGGCGCAACGCACAGGGAATCGACATCAACCGCGATGCCCTGCTCCTGCAGGCGCCCGAGGGCCGCGCGCTCAAGGCGCTCCGCGATCGGCTGCAGCCCGCGCTCGGCTTCAACCTGCACAATCAGAACTGGCGCACGTCGGCCGGCAAGTCGAAGCCGGCCTCGATATCCCTGCTCGCCGTGGCATTCGACGAGGCCCGCACGGAGACCCCGGGGAGACTGCTCGCCAAGCGCACCTGCGCCGTCATCCGGCAATCCGTGGAGGCGCTGGCGCCCGGGCAGGTTGCGCGATACGACGACGAGTTCGAGGTCCGCGCGTTCGGGGACAACGTGACGAAGTGGGGCACGCCGATCGTGCTGATCGAAACCGGCCCCTATGCAGGGGACGCGGCCGACCGTGAACTGATCAAGCTGAACGTCGTCGCGATCCTGACGGCGCTCGACGCACTCGCCACGAACGCCGTGCAGGGCGCCGATGCGAACCTCTACGCCTCGCTTCCGATCAACGACTCGAACCTCTACACGATCATCATCAAGAACGCGTCGATCGTTCCGGGGACCGGGATCGCGCCGTTCACCGGCGACCTCGCCCTCGGTTCGAGTCGGGTGGTGAAGGTGGCAGGTCCGAAGGGCGATCGACAGGCGGTCCAGGCGCTCCGTGTCGAGGATCTGGGTGACATGCGCGTGTTCGCCGCGCTCGAAACGGTGGACGCGACGGGCCTCATCGCGGTGACGAACCAGGGCTGGAAGGAAGGGGAGGCCGTCCAGGTGATGGACTGGAAGGCCTTCAAGCCGGAGCGGCCGCTGGCGGTTGGCGCGAACAAGGACATCGCCCTGCTGCGCCAGATCGGCACCGGCAGCTACACGGTCGTCCGGATCATCCGCATGGAACGGGTCCTGGGACCGTCCTAG
- a CDS encoding TetR/AcrR family transcriptional regulator, translating into MKRPAADSRNAILAAATTEFAARGFDGASVDDIARRSGLNKAMIYYHFKSKQGVYLEILREMFRALGARTRTIVESDETPARKIEAFIDALNAEAVARTHFPPMMMREMADGARRLDRDTLGLMAALFGNLSAILAQGAAAGVFRPTNPVLTYFTLIAPVIFFRATAPVRQALQKHRLVDAPAFDPDAFIAYLKTGALTVLTTGASCPLAAPRSAAGPVGTVATTTTRRRRTSRSGDHA; encoded by the coding sequence GTGAAGAGACCCGCCGCCGACAGCCGGAACGCCATCCTCGCCGCCGCCACCACCGAGTTCGCGGCCCGCGGGTTCGACGGTGCCTCGGTAGACGACATCGCCCGCCGCTCAGGCCTCAATAAGGCCATGATCTACTACCACTTCAAGAGCAAACAGGGCGTCTACCTCGAAATCCTCCGCGAGATGTTCCGCGCCCTCGGCGCAAGGACCCGGACAATCGTCGAGTCCGACGAGACACCCGCACGCAAAATCGAGGCGTTCATCGATGCTTTGAACGCGGAAGCCGTCGCCCGGACCCACTTCCCCCCGATGATGATGCGCGAGATGGCCGACGGCGCCCGCCGTCTCGACCGAGACACGCTGGGCCTCATGGCCGCCCTGTTCGGAAACCTCAGCGCGATTCTCGCCCAGGGCGCTGCCGCTGGCGTCTTCCGGCCCACCAATCCCGTGCTCACGTACTTCACGCTCATCGCTCCGGTCATCTTCTTCCGCGCCACCGCCCCTGTCCGTCAGGCGCTGCAGAAGCACCGCCTCGTCGACGCCCCGGCCTTCGACCCGGACGCCTTCATCGCCTACCTGAAGACCGGCGCCCTGACGGTGCTGACCACCGGCGCCTCGTGTCCGCTCGCCGCCCCGCGATCCGCCGCAGGGCCCGTGGGGACCGTTGCCACCACCACCACCCGCCGCCGCCGCACGTCCCGATCTGGAGATCACGCATGA
- a CDS encoding ATP-dependent RecD-like DNA helicase codes for MKPLHPTPLRRPDASGGAEPHQPRLLDAPAPGDHLAGTVERVTFHNEENGFSVLRVQVRGRRELVTLVGHAASISAGEFVQAEGSWQNDRQHGVQFSARVLNAVAPTTVEGIEKYLGSGLIKGIGPHFAKRLVGAFGTAVFDVIDGGPERLRTVEGIGPVRAQRMVEAWRDQKAVREIMVFLHSHGVGTSRAVRIFKTYGPDAIAIISENPYRLAADIRGIGFLTADRIAGTLGVEKTSMIRARAGIGYTLTEAMDEGHCGLPLADLHGAASRLLEIPQALVAEALDLETAGGTVVHDTVDGAPCVFLSGLYAAERTIAARLRALAAGHVPWKPIDTARAVPWVEAQLGMTLAAMQAEAVRLAATSKVLVITGGPGVGKTTLLNAILTVLRVRGVRLALCAPTGRAAKRMSETTGLEAKTIHRTLEVDPRSGGFRRQESNLLECDLLVVDETSMVDVPLMHALLRAVPPHAAVILVGDVDQLPSVGPGQVLADIIDSAAVPVVRLTEVFRQASESRIIVNAHRINRGELPEVTAGATDSDFYFSEIDEPEQGVRRLLQIVHERIPARFGLDPIRDVQVLCPMNRGALGARALNLELQQLLNPGREARIERFGWTFSVGDKVMQVENDYDRDVYNGDVGFITALDPDRAELVVDFDGRAVPYDCSDLDRLVLAYATTVHKSQGSEYPAVVMPVATEHYPMLQRNLLYTGVTRGKRLVVIVGQRKALAIAVSGRQARRRWSKLKEWMQADGPHLTRRAFGC; via the coding sequence GTGAAACCTCTGCATCCGACGCCCCTCCGGCGGCCGGACGCTTCGGGCGGTGCCGAACCGCATCAACCGCGGCTCCTCGACGCCCCGGCGCCTGGCGACCATCTGGCCGGAACCGTCGAACGAGTCACCTTTCACAACGAGGAGAACGGCTTCTCGGTGCTTCGCGTGCAGGTGCGCGGCCGCCGCGAGCTCGTCACCCTCGTCGGGCACGCGGCCTCGATCTCCGCCGGTGAGTTCGTCCAGGCCGAGGGCAGCTGGCAGAACGACCGCCAGCACGGTGTGCAGTTCAGCGCTCGCGTGCTCAACGCCGTCGCGCCGACGACCGTCGAGGGGATCGAGAAATACCTGGGTTCGGGACTCATCAAGGGCATCGGCCCGCATTTCGCCAAGCGCCTGGTGGGCGCGTTCGGAACCGCTGTCTTCGACGTCATCGACGGCGGGCCGGAGCGACTCCGCACGGTCGAGGGCATCGGTCCCGTGCGCGCGCAGCGCATGGTCGAGGCGTGGCGCGATCAGAAGGCCGTGCGTGAGATCATGGTCTTTCTGCACTCGCACGGCGTCGGCACGTCGCGGGCCGTGCGGATCTTCAAGACCTACGGTCCAGACGCCATCGCGATCATCAGCGAGAACCCGTACCGGCTCGCTGCCGACATCAGGGGCATCGGGTTTCTCACGGCAGATCGAATTGCCGGCACGCTCGGCGTCGAGAAGACCTCGATGATCCGCGCGAGAGCGGGGATCGGGTACACGCTGACCGAGGCGATGGACGAGGGGCACTGCGGGCTGCCGCTCGCCGATCTCCACGGGGCGGCGTCGAGGCTGCTGGAGATCCCGCAGGCGCTCGTCGCCGAGGCGCTGGATCTCGAGACGGCCGGCGGCACGGTGGTCCACGATACGGTCGATGGCGCGCCGTGCGTGTTCCTGTCCGGGTTGTATGCCGCCGAGCGGACGATCGCGGCGCGTCTTCGTGCGCTGGCTGCCGGCCACGTGCCGTGGAAACCGATCGACACGGCGCGCGCCGTGCCCTGGGTGGAAGCGCAGCTCGGCATGACGTTGGCGGCGATGCAGGCCGAGGCTGTTCGCCTCGCCGCGACGTCGAAGGTTCTCGTCATCACGGGCGGACCCGGCGTCGGCAAGACCACGCTGCTCAATGCCATCCTGACGGTGCTCCGCGTGCGCGGCGTCCGTCTGGCCCTGTGCGCGCCCACCGGACGCGCGGCCAAGCGCATGTCCGAGACGACGGGGCTCGAGGCGAAGACCATCCATCGGACGCTGGAGGTCGATCCCCGGAGCGGCGGGTTCCGGCGCCAGGAATCGAATCTGCTCGAGTGCGACCTGCTGGTGGTGGACGAGACGTCGATGGTGGACGTCCCGCTGATGCACGCGCTGCTGCGTGCCGTGCCGCCGCACGCGGCCGTGATTCTCGTCGGCGACGTGGACCAGTTGCCGTCGGTCGGCCCGGGCCAGGTGCTGGCGGACATCATCGATTCAGCGGCCGTTCCTGTCGTGCGGCTCACCGAGGTCTTCCGCCAGGCGAGCGAGAGCCGGATCATCGTCAACGCGCACCGCATCAACCGGGGCGAGTTGCCCGAGGTGACGGCAGGCGCGACGGACTCCGACTTCTACTTCAGTGAAATCGACGAGCCGGAGCAGGGTGTCCGCCGGTTGCTGCAGATCGTCCACGAGCGGATTCCCGCGCGGTTTGGCCTCGATCCCATCCGCGACGTGCAGGTGTTGTGTCCGATGAACCGGGGCGCGCTCGGCGCGCGCGCGTTGAATCTCGAGCTGCAGCAGCTCCTCAACCCCGGCCGTGAGGCGCGCATCGAGCGGTTCGGCTGGACCTTCTCGGTCGGCGACAAGGTGATGCAGGTCGAGAACGACTACGACAGGGATGTGTACAACGGCGATGTCGGCTTCATCACGGCGCTCGACCCGGATCGGGCCGAGCTCGTGGTGGACTTCGACGGCCGCGCGGTTCCGTATGACTGCTCCGATCTCGATCGCCTCGTGCTCGCCTACGCCACGACGGTGCACAAGTCGCAGGGCTCGGAGTATCCGGCCGTGGTGATGCCGGTGGCGACCGAGCACTATCCGATGCTGCAGCGGAACCTGCTGTACACCGGGGTGACGCGCGGCAAGCGGCTGGTCGTGATCGTCGGCCAGCGCAAGGCGCTGGCGATTGCGGTGAGCGGGCGCCAGGCGCGCCGGCGGTGGTCGAAGCTGAAGGAGTGGATGCAGGCGGACGGACCGCACTTGACACGCCGGGCGTTCGGGTGTTAA